The following are from one region of the Prionailurus bengalensis isolate Pbe53 chromosome A2, Fcat_Pben_1.1_paternal_pri, whole genome shotgun sequence genome:
- the AQP1 gene encoding aquaporin-1, translated as MASEFKKKLFWRAVVAEFLAMTLFVFISIGSALGFNYPVKNNQTAGASQDNVKVSLAFGLSIATLAQSVGHISGAHLNPAVTLGLLLSCQISILRAIMYIIAQCVGAIVATAILSGVTSSLPDNSLGRNELAPGVNSGQGLGIEIIGTLQLVLCVLATTDRRRRDLGGSGPLAIGLSVALGHLLAIDYTGCGINPARSFGSSVITHNFKDHWIFWVGPFIGGALAVLIYDFILAPRSSDLTDRVKVWTSGQVEEYDLDGDDINSRVEMKPK; from the exons ATGGCCAGCGAGTTCAAGAAGAAGCTCTTCTGGAGGGCCGTGGTGGCCGAGTTCCTGGCCATGACCCTCTTCGTCTTCATCAGCATCGGTTCCGCCCTGGGCTTCAATTACCCGGTGAAGAACAACCAGACAGCAGGTGCCTCCCAGGACAACGTGAAGGTGTCACTGGCCTTCGGGCTGAGCATCGCCACCCTGGCCCAGAGCGTGGGCCACATCAGTGGCGCCCACCTCAACCCGGCCGTCACGCTGGGGCTGTTGCTCAGCTGCCAGATCAGCATCCTCAGGGCTATCATGTACATCATCGCCCAGTGCGTGGGGGCCATCGTGGCCACTGCCATCCTCTCGGGCGTCACCTCCTCCCTGCCGGACAACTCGCTCGGCCGAAACGAG CTGGCCCCTGGTGTGAACTCTGGCCAGGGCCTGGGCATCGAAATCATCGGCACCCTGCAGCTGGTGCTTTGTGTGCTGGCCACCACTGACAGGAGGCGCCGTGATCTCGGGGGCTCGGGCCCCCTCGCCATCGGCCTCTCTGTGGCCCTGGGACATCTGCTCGCG ATCGACTACACAGGCTGCGGCATTAACCCCGCCCGGTCCTTTGGCTCGTCAGTGATTACTCATAACTTCAAGGACCACTGG ATTTTCTGGGTGGGGCCATTCATCGGGGGAGCCCTGGCTGTGCTCATCTACGACTTCATCCTGGCCCCGCGCAGCAGTGACCTCACAGACCGCGTGAAGGTGTGGACCAGCGGCCAGGTGGAGGAGTATGACCTGGATGGCGACGACATCAACTCCAGGGTGGAGATGAAGCCGAAATAG